From the genome of Gemmatimonadaceae bacterium:
CGGTCACTGCATGACATCGATTTGCGGGACGGGCTGCTGTACGCCAGCTACTGGAACGACGGTCTCATCGTGCTGGATGTCGGGAACGGCATCAAGGGTGGATCTCCCTCGAATCCGGTGATGGTCTCCCAGTACAAGTACGATCTGAACGCGATGTACAAGCAGGTGGAAGTGGACGGCGGACCCGGCTTCATTCGCGGGACGCATACCGCATGGCGGCACAAGAACTACGTGTTCATTGCCGATGAAGTGTTTCCGGCCGCATACCCCAAGGGCACGAAGGACGCGGCGGCAAGCCGCGCGTACGGGCGCCTGCAAGTGCTCGATGTGAGCGATCTCGCGCATCCGAAGCCGGTCGCGTGGTATGAGCCCGAGTACGGCGGCGTACACAACGTGTGGGTGGCGGGCGACACATTGTACATGGGCGCGTACAACGCCGGCTTCCGCGTGTTCGACATATCCGGTGAACTGCGCGGCGATCTGCGCGCGCAGGGACGCGAAATCGGGCACCTCAACACGGCAGACATGGAAGGCCATGTGAAAAACTCGGCCATGACGTGGGGCGTGGTGGTCAATCCCAAGGACGGCCTTGCCTACGTGAACGACGACAACAACGGTTTGTGGATCATTCGCATCGAACCGAAGCCCACGGTGAAGGTCGTTCCATAGTCATGCACGGTACCGCCGTTGTTCGTCGCTTCACGTATGCCAGTGCGGTCATGGTAACCGCGCTGGCGACCCGCGCAATTTCGGCCCAGACGCCGCCGCCCGCGCGGGACTATCTCGTGCTCGTGGCCAGTGAAGCCGTAGACCGCGTTGCCCTCGTCCGGTTCGGCGCCGGTGGTGCGACGATTGAGCGCGAGCGCTATGTCGGTTGGTCCACCATGGAAGTGGCTGGTCCGCATGGTGTGGCAGTGGCACCGAATGCCAAGCAGTACTTCGTCACCACGGCGCATGGGACGCCGTTCGGCCGTCTCACCAGGTTCAACACCGAGACGAATGCCGCCGAAGGCAGTGTGATGTTGGGCAATTTTCCGGCCACCGCCCAGGTCACACCTGACGGGTCGCTCGTGTTCGTCGTGAATTTCAATCTCCACGGCGATATGGAAACGAGCGACGTGTCGGTGGTCTCGGCCAACGAGATGGTCGAGATCGCGCGCATCAGCACCTGTACCATGCCGCACGGGTCCCGCATCAGCACCGACGGCACACGCCACTACTCGGCGTGCATGATGGATGAAGAACTGGTCGAAATCGACACGCGTACGCTGGCCGTCAACCGCCACTTCTTTCTGACCAGGGGCAAGGAGATGGGTATGACCGGCGCGCCGCCGGTGCGCGGTGCGGCCGCACACGCGAATCACGACATGGGTGGGCACGGCATGGAGCCACCCAAGCCCGGTGACGTGACCTGCTCTCCCACGTGGGCGCAGCCATCACGCGACGGCACGCGCGTCTGGGTCGCGTGCAACAAGTCCAGCGAGATCGTGGAAATCGACACGAAGACGTGGAGTCTCGTGCGTCGGCTGCCGGCCGGTCCCGGCGTGTACAACCTCGGGGTGACCCACGACGGCAGCAGGCTCCTCGCCACCAACAAGCGCGATGCCTCGGTGTCCGTATTCGATGTGGTGACCGGAAAGGAACTGGCGCGCATTGCCACCACGCGCAAGGTCGTGCACGGCGTCGCGGTGTCCGACGACGATCGCTATGCGTTCATCTCCGTCGAAGGGATTGGCTCGGAACCCGGCACGGTGGACATCATCGACCTCGCGACCCTCAAGAAGGTCGCGAGTGTCGATGTGGGCCAGCAGGCCGGCGGCATCGATTTTGTGCGATCGGAGCCAACACGGCGCTAGCGAGGGGTTAGCTCGCTGGCCGCTGCGGAGATGCGATATAGTTCACCGGGATCTCTCCGGTGAGTGTGCCCAGCCAGGTCACGATTGATGTCACTTGCGCGGGCGTGAGTTCCTTGCCGAGCTGATGATGCGCCATCAGACGCACCGCTTCCTCAAGGCTGGCAACCGACCCGTCGTGAAAGTACGGTCCCGTCTTGTCGACGTTGCGTAGAGAAGGAACCTTGAAGACGAACAGGTCCTTCGGATCCTTCGTCACCTGATAGCGACCGCTGTCGCCTTGTGCGAACCACGGGGCAACGAGCCCCGCTTTCTGGAACAGGCCGCCGCCCACGAAGGCGCCGTTATGGCACTGTTGGCAACCGGCCGCCATGAACGTCTGGAGTCCTTCCCGTTCGGGTGCCGTCAACGCGGTGCTATCGCCGGAGAGCAAGCGATCCCAACGGGCGGGGGTCACCAGTTTTCGCTCGAAGGCGCCGATCGCACGGCCGACATTGTCGTAGGTGATGGGCTCTGCCTCGCCGGAGAATGCGGCACGGAATGCGGCCACATAGCTCTTCGACGCGCGCAAATGGGCCAGGACCGCCGCCGAATCGAGCATCCCCATTTCAACGGGATTGAGGATTGGTCCCTTGGCCTGCGCTTCGACATCCGATGCCCGTCCGTCCCAGAACTGCGCGAAATGGCCGGCGGCGTTGTACACCGTCGGTGCATTGCGTGTCCCGGCACGACCGTCGTGGCCCAGCGACACCTTGCGTCCATCGGCGCCCCAGCCGTTCAAGGCATGGCAGCTGTTGCATGATACGTCGTGGCCATCGGACAGCAATGTCTCGTAGAACAGCGTGCGTCCCAAGGCGATCTTTGCGTCGCTGAGCGGTTGACCAGACACCTCAAGCTGGGCGGGGAGTGGCGCGAAGACTGCGAGTGCCGCCGGAGTGAGCACGATCGCGTCTGCATTGACCGTGGTTGCGGCCTCATTGGTGGCTTGGCGCTCGGCTTTGCAGGCGCCAAACATCAGAGCGCCGGCGATCGTCAGCGCGGTCAGAAATCTTGGCATGGGAACTCCCTGGTAACTAGTCGCGGATCGAAGCCGATCCGGGCAGGTCGACCGGCAGCGTCATGCGCGAGCCGGAAACACCTCGCCACCCGAAATGTCGCGCCCACCCACGAAGTGTCTGTCGGGGAAGTGCAACGACGCCGTGAGGGAATCGCGCCCGTCGGCCATGGTACGCGGACTCGTCGTCACCGCTTCAGCGTGTCCGTCCCCCCGGGCGCTGACGGACATATTGCGCGTAGCTGGGCGTCGATGAATCGAGGCCGAATTTCATGCCCTGTTTACGCGCGTTTTCACGCCCATACACCGGATTGTAGGCCCAATACACCGCCATCCGGTACGGCGTGCGCATGTGTGTCTTCAGGTCCAGGAACCGCTTGAGCATCGTCAGTGGTGCGCTCCAGATCCTGCGTGCTTCAGCAAGGGCATCGGTCAGCTGTTGCGGGTCAATATTCCGCGGAGTGAATGCCGCGTGGTTGAACCGGTATTCGGGATGGTTCCACCAGCGCCCGTCCCACAACAGTCGGCCCTCCGCCTCGAGGGTCCGGTACAACGGTGTGTTGGGATACGGCTTCAGGATGTTGAAGGCGCCGAAGGCGAACTTCTGCGCGATCGCCCAGTCGAGCGTACGCCAGATCGTGTCAATCGTATCGGTGTCATGTCCGAACGTGAAACTGGCCCACGTTTGCAGCCCGTGGTCGCGGAGCACCTCGAGCTGCCGCGCGTACAGCGGGTCGCGGTGCACCGACAGGTTCGGTGCGGCCTTGCGCATCCCCTTCAGGTCGGCCGCATTGAGACTCTCGAAGCCGACCACATGACCCAGGCATCCGCTGTCGGCCAGGAGCGACATGAGTTCCCGATCGAGCGTCATGTCGATCGACGACTGCGAGACCCACTTCAGCTTGAGGGGAATCATCGCGCGGCACATCTCCTTCGCGTGCTCCCGATTGGCACAGAAGTTGTCGTCCACGAAGAACACCATCTTGTGGTCACGCCGTTCCAGCTCCTCGAGCACCTGATCGATGTGGCGATGGAACACTTTCCGGTCGAAGAAGGCCGAGATGGCGCAGAAACTGCACGCGAAATGACAGCCGCGACTGAATTGCAGCAGGCTGATCGGGAGATACCCTTTGCCGACGTACAGGTCGCGGCGCGGCAGCACGCGCGGCGCCTGCGCCACCCCCGGCTGCGCGCAATACCGCGGCTTGAGTCGGCCGGCCTTCGCGTCGGCTACGACATCGGTCCACCCCTGTTCCGCGTCGCCGGTAAACACACTGTCGGCGTAGGCTTGCGCTTCATCCGGTACGAGCGTGGGGTGCATCCCGCCCAGAATGACCTGCACCCCGCGTTTGCGATACTCGGCCGCAATCTGGTACGAACGCCGGGCCGTCCAGGTCTCCACCGTGATGCCGACCAGATCGGTTGGCTCGTCGTAGGGGATCGCTTCCATGCGGTCATCGTACAGCTTGACGTCGACATCGGGTGGCGTGAGCGCGCCGATCACGCCCAGGGTCAGGGGCTCCATGCGGCTCTCTTCGACATAGAGCGCGTTGTCGGCGGTGCCCATGCGGGGCTTGATCAGCGTGATGCGCATGTCCGCTCAACCGTGAATGGGCGACGCATCCGCCGCATGATTGGTGATCGCCCAACCGTTCGTGTCCGTCATCTGGTCGGGCACCGACCCGCGCGGATCCAGTCCGACGCCGGGAATACCGAGCGGCGAACCCTGCTTCCGGTGGATCTCGGTCCGCGAGACAAGGTTGGTGGCGAGATAGACGCCCAACGCATAAGGACTGCGCATGTTGGCAGGCAGATCGAAGGCACGTGAGACGATGCTGCGCGCGCTGTTGAACTGCGAGCGCGCCCAATAGCAGCCGGCTTCCAGTTCGGCAGGGGTCATCCCCACCGGCCGGAACACCGCGCCTCCGTAGCGGTAGGTAGAGTCCAGCCACCACGGATCGTTGAGGAGTCGACCTTCGCGCCGCAACCGATGGTACAGCTTGGTGCCCGGCATCGGCGTGAGCGCGTTGAAATTGGCGAGATAGAACTTGTGTCGCAGCGCAAATTCGAGGTTGATCTTGAACGAATCCGGGGTGTCCCGGTCATAGCCGTGTACGAAGGTGCCATAGATCATCACGCCGGCGTCCTTGAAGCGCGCGATCGACGTGTCGTAGTCCTGATGCCGCACATTCCAGCCCTTCTTCATCTGCCGCAGGTTACCCGTATCGAGACTCTCGAAGCCAATCACCACCGAGATGCAGCCACTGCGGCGCAGCAGGTCCATCAGCTTTGGATTGCCGGCGACGTCAATCGAGATTTGGCTCGACCAGCGGATCTTCAACGGCACGAGCGCCTCGAAGAACTCGGTGGCCCTGGCCTCGTCCACGAAGATGTTGTCATCGACGATGAAGACATGGTTGCGGTCGAGTGCCTCGATCTCCCGGATCACCTCCGGCACCGACCGCTGCCGAAGGTTGCGCCCGTAGAAGGCGCTGATGGAACAGAACTCACAGGCGTATTTGCAGCCACGCGCGTACTGCACCAGCGGAATCGGCGCGTAGCGTTTGCCGCCGTAAATGGAGCGATCGGGAGCGATCGTCTCCAGCGGCGTGAGTCCGGGTTGTCGGTAGATCGGCTTGAGTCGCCCGACGCGCGCGTCGTCGAGGATCTCGCTCCAGATCCCTTCCGCATCACCGATCGCGATGGCGTCGGCGAATTGCAGTCCTTCCTCGGGCATGAACGAGGGGTGATAGCCTCCCAACACCACCGGGACGCCACGCTTCCGATACTCGGCCGCCAGTTGATAGGCCCGGCGCGCGGTGTACGTCTCGACGGTCATGGCGACCAGGTCGGTCGGCTCGTCGAACGGAATCGTCTCGAAGCGATCGTCGTACAACACCCGCTCGATGTGCGCTGGCGTCATCGACGAGAGATACGCGAAGACCAGCGGGGTCATCGCGTCACTCGCCCTGCGGTCTCCGATATTCGGCCTGATAAATGTGACTTTCATTGGCGGCCTCCACGCGCGGGACAGCTGAGACGCCCCATCTGGATCATGCGGTCGGGTTGCCCGACAGGCAAGCGCGCGTTGATACGTCGAGTGACGTAGCGTTCGACGTATTGCTACCCACCCGCCAACAGGTATGATATGCGTGTCGTCAACTGCCGAGGTGAACAGTGTCTACCAATAGCGTGCCGGACGAACGCATGACCCCTTTGCGCATCGCACTTATCTCCCCCAAAGGTCCGTTGTATCGACACCGTGGCGGGATCTGGCGCAAGTCGCTGCGCTACCAGCCGCTGACGCTCACCACACTGGCGGCGCTCATCCCCGCCGACATTCCGCACACGGTGCAGTGTATCGACGAAGGGATCGCCGATGTGCCCCTCGACCTCGATGTCGATGTCGTCGGGCTCACCGTCATTACCGGGACGGCGGTGCGCGCGTACGCCCTGGCCGACCACTTCCGCGCGCGGGGCATCACGGTCGTACTCGGCGGCCCGCATGTCACTCTCATCCCCGACGACGCGCAACCGCACGCCGATGCGATCGTGGTGGGCTACGCGGAAGACACCTGGCCGCAGCTGCTGCACGACATCGTCGCCGGCACGCTCCAGCGCCGGTACACCATGGCGCCGGGCCTCAGCCTCGCTGACCGACCGTTCCCGCGCCGCGATCTGCTGCCCGGCCGCCACTTCATCACCAACAATGTCTTCGAGGCCACGCGCGGCTGCGTGCATCCCTGCGAGTTCTGCGTGGTACCCACGGCATGGGGCCGCAAGCCGTTCCTCAAGCCGGTGGCCGACGTCGTCGCGGACATCCGTCGGCATGGCGCGAAGAAGCTCATCTTCATCGACCTCAACCTCATCGCCGACCGGGAACACGCGAAGACACTCTTCACGGCGCTCATTCCGCTCAAGCTCAACTGGTACGGCCTGGCCACTGTCCTGCTGGCCGACGACCTCGAGCTGCTTGAACTCTGCGCCCGCAGCGGATGCCGCGGATTGCTCATGGGACTTGAGTCCATGTCGGCCGCAAACCTCAAGGGCAGCCGCAAGGGATTCAATTCACCGGATAACTTTGTCCGCGTTGTCGAGCGCTTGCATGCGCACGGCATTGCGCTGCAGGGCTGCTTCGTGTTCGGGCTCGACGAAGACACGCCGGATGTCTTCCTGAAGACCGCCGAGTTCGCCGTGCAGGCCAAGATCGACCTGCCGCGCTTTGCCGTGGTCACGCCGTTTCCCAATACGCCGCTGCACAAGCGGTTGGAAGCCGAGGGACGCATCCTCACGCGCAACTGGGAACTGTACGACGCGCAACATGTGGTGTTCCAGCCGAAGCACATGAGTGTAGAGGAACTGCAGCGCGGGATCGAATCGGCCTGGAAACATGCCTACAGCTTGAACGGGATCTGGCGGCGCATCCGCCAGTCACCGGCGCCATGGCCGGTGCGCATCGGCACAAACCTCGGCTATCGCTTCTACGCCAACAACCTGTCGCGGTTCTACAACTGCGACTGGATCATCGGGCGCGCGCCGTCAGGACAGGACATGGGATACGTGGAGACCTCCACCGATGCCGCGACCGCCGAGGTGGGCTCGTGAAGCGGTTCCGCGTCACGCTGGTCCACCCCTGCGTGGGACGCGTCCCCGGGCAGGAATACATCAAGACGTGGCAGATGGAATCACTGCCGGCGGCCGCGCTGGCCGGCCTCACGCCGGGCGACATCGAGGTGAAGTTCTACGACGACCGGTTGGAGCCGGTGCCATTCGACGAACCGACCGATCTCGTCGCCATCAGTGTCGAGACCTACACCGCGAAGCGCGCCTATCAGATTGCCAGTGAATACCGGCGTCGCGGCATTCCGGTGGTGATGGGCGGCTTTCACGCATCCCTGTGCCCCGACGAGGTCGCGCGCTACGCGGAAGCGGTGGTCGTCGGTGAGGCAGAGACGCTCTGGGGCCGCGTGCTCGATGACGCCCGGCATGGCACACTGCAGAAGTTCTATCGGAGTGAGGGGCGTCCGTCACTGGAACTGCTCCGTCCCGATCGGTCGATCTTCCGCGGCAAGCGCTACTTGCCCATCGGCCTCGTGGAGGCCGGTCGCGGGTGCCATTTCCGTTGCGATTTCTGCGCGGTGCAGACCGTCTTCAACCAGACACAGACGCGCCGACCGATCGACCGCATCCTTGACGAGTTACGCGCCCTCAAGGACTCCAAGCGCATCTTCTTTTTCGTCGACGACAACATCACGTCCAACATCTCGCAGGCCAAGGAGTTCTTCCGCGCCCTCATTCCGCTGCGCATCCGCTGGGTAAGCCAGGCCAGCATCAATGCGGCGCACGACGAGGAATTCCTCGACCTCCTGGTGCGCAGTGGATGTCAGGGCGTGCTGATCGGCTTCGAAAGCCTGAATCCGGCCAACCTCACCGCCATGAACAAGACGTTCAACACGGCGAAAGGCGGATTCGAGAAAGCGCTGGCCAACCTGCGCCGCCATCGCATCCGCGTGTACGGCACCTTCATCTTCGGTTACGACGGCGACTCCGAAGAGAGCTTCCGTCCCACCGTGGAATTCGCGCAACGACATGGCTTCTACATCGCGGCCTTCAATCACCTCACGCCGTTTCCGGGGACGCCGCTGTATCAACGACTCGAGGCCGAAGGCCGGTTGCTGTACGAATCGTGGTGGCTGGACGACCAGTACAGCTACAACCGCATCCCCTTCCAACCGCGCGGCATGTCGCCCGAGGCGCTGCAGCGCGAGTGCCTGGGCGCGCGACGCGAATTCTACTCGTGGTCCAGCATCTTCCGTCGCAGCGCCGACACGGTGAATCGATCCAACGCGTTCATGTGGCGGAATTTCTTCCCGATCAACGCGATGCATCGCGGCGACGTCAGCCTGCGTGATCACTACCCACTGGGAGACCTGTCGTGGCGCGGCACCTTGCTGACCGCGAACTGACGGAGGCACCCGGGAAAGCCGCGTCGGCCGCCGGAGCACCGGACGGCTTTGCACTCGCCACTCCCCGTGACGAAGCCGAGGTGCGGACGCTCCTGCGGCGCGTGGTAATGCCGGGAGCGGTTCGTGTGGCGTTCACGCGTGAACCCGACTACTTCGCCGGTGAGGGCCTGGCCGGTGCGGACGACCGCACGCTCATTCATCGCGCCGACGGACCGGTGAATGCGGTCGCGCGACTCAGCCTGCATACACTGCACCGCAACGGCACCGCGCGGCGCGTGGGCTATCTCGGCGAACTGCGGGTCGCGCCCGACGCCAGACACGGCGCGCGCATCCTGCGCGATGGTTTCGATATCCTGCACCGCCAGGTGCGCGAGAATCACGTCGAGGGCTGCTTCACGAGTATCGCCACCGACAACGTGCGCGCACGCCGGGTCCTCGAGCAGGGGCGGCGGTTTGGTCTTCCGGTCTACACGCCCATCGCGGATCTCGTCACGCGCGTCGTGCCGGTGAACCGTGCGACGCGCGAGGCGGCGGCAGACGGCACGACGGGACCGGCCGCCGCGCCCGTCGACCGCGATGAGCTCACCGGATTCCTTCAGCGCCACGCGCGGTCTGTGCAGCTCTCGCTCAGCTGGGACGACGCGCGGTGGCAGGCGCTCGCCGAACACGGTGTCGGCCTGCGCGACTTTTCGGTTGTGCGCGAGCGCGGCCGCATCGTCGCGGCCGCGGCCGTGTGGGATCAACGCGCGTTCAAACAGACCGTTATTTGCGGCTACGACGGGCTGCTGCAGGTGTCGCGGCCGCTGGTGAATCTGTTGGCTCGCTTCGGCGTCGCGCCTTTACTGCCGCAACCCGGCACCACGCTGGCGCTCGCATCGGTCCTCGGTATGGCCGTGGACAGCGATACGCACTGGGCGACGCTCTGGAACACCCTTCGCCAGACGGCAGCGCACCGTTCGATTGACTGGCTGGTGTTGGCGCGCGAGGCACGCGACCCGCAATTGTCCGCGCTTCGTCAGTGTCGGCGCGGCCGCGAGTATCACACGCGCTTGTACGATGTGCGATGGTCCGACGCGCCCGCCTGGCCCGATCGCTGGGACGCCAGTCCGTTTCGGCCCGAGGTTGCGCTGCTATGACCGT
Proteins encoded in this window:
- a CDS encoding YncE family protein, whose product is MHGTAVVRRFTYASAVMVTALATRAISAQTPPPARDYLVLVASEAVDRVALVRFGAGGATIERERYVGWSTMEVAGPHGVAVAPNAKQYFVTTAHGTPFGRLTRFNTETNAAEGSVMLGNFPATAQVTPDGSLVFVVNFNLHGDMETSDVSVVSANEMVEIARISTCTMPHGSRISTDGTRHYSACMMDEELVEIDTRTLAVNRHFFLTRGKEMGMTGAPPVRGAAAHANHDMGGHGMEPPKPGDVTCSPTWAQPSRDGTRVWVACNKSSEIVEIDTKTWSLVRRLPAGPGVYNLGVTHDGSRLLATNKRDASVSVFDVVTGKELARIATTRKVVHGVAVSDDDRYAFISVEGIGSEPGTVDIIDLATLKKVASVDVGQQAGGIDFVRSEPTRR
- a CDS encoding c-type cytochrome — its product is MPRFLTALTIAGALMFGACKAERQATNEAATTVNADAIVLTPAALAVFAPLPAQLEVSGQPLSDAKIALGRTLFYETLLSDGHDVSCNSCHALNGWGADGRKVSLGHDGRAGTRNAPTVYNAAGHFAQFWDGRASDVEAQAKGPILNPVEMGMLDSAAVLAHLRASKSYVAAFRAAFSGEAEPITYDNVGRAIGAFERKLVTPARWDRLLSGDSTALTAPEREGLQTFMAAGCQQCHNGAFVGGGLFQKAGLVAPWFAQGDSGRYQVTKDPKDLFVFKVPSLRNVDKTGPYFHDGSVASLEEAVRLMAHHQLGKELTPAQVTSIVTWLGTLTGEIPVNYIASPQRPAS
- a CDS encoding B12-binding domain-containing radical SAM protein, with product MRITLIKPRMGTADNALYVEESRMEPLTLGVIGALTPPDVDVKLYDDRMEAIPYDEPTDLVGITVETWTARRSYQIAAEYRKRGVQVILGGMHPTLVPDEAQAYADSVFTGDAEQGWTDVVADAKAGRLKPRYCAQPGVAQAPRVLPRRDLYVGKGYLPISLLQFSRGCHFACSFCAISAFFDRKVFHRHIDQVLEELERRDHKMVFFVDDNFCANREHAKEMCRAMIPLKLKWVSQSSIDMTLDRELMSLLADSGCLGHVVGFESLNAADLKGMRKAAPNLSVHRDPLYARQLEVLRDHGLQTWASFTFGHDTDTIDTIWRTLDWAIAQKFAFGAFNILKPYPNTPLYRTLEAEGRLLWDGRWWNHPEYRFNHAAFTPRNIDPQQLTDALAEARRIWSAPLTMLKRFLDLKTHMRTPYRMAVYWAYNPVYGRENARKQGMKFGLDSSTPSYAQYVRQRPGGRTR
- a CDS encoding B12-binding domain-containing radical SAM protein, translated to MTPLVFAYLSSMTPAHIERVLYDDRFETIPFDEPTDLVAMTVETYTARRAYQLAAEYRKRGVPVVLGGYHPSFMPEEGLQFADAIAIGDAEGIWSEILDDARVGRLKPIYRQPGLTPLETIAPDRSIYGGKRYAPIPLVQYARGCKYACEFCSISAFYGRNLRQRSVPEVIREIEALDRNHVFIVDDNIFVDEARATEFFEALVPLKIRWSSQISIDVAGNPKLMDLLRRSGCISVVIGFESLDTGNLRQMKKGWNVRHQDYDTSIARFKDAGVMIYGTFVHGYDRDTPDSFKINLEFALRHKFYLANFNALTPMPGTKLYHRLRREGRLLNDPWWLDSTYRYGGAVFRPVGMTPAELEAGCYWARSQFNSARSIVSRAFDLPANMRSPYALGVYLATNLVSRTEIHRKQGSPLGIPGVGLDPRGSVPDQMTDTNGWAITNHAADASPIHG
- a CDS encoding B12-binding domain-containing radical SAM protein is translated as MTPLRIALISPKGPLYRHRGGIWRKSLRYQPLTLTTLAALIPADIPHTVQCIDEGIADVPLDLDVDVVGLTVITGTAVRAYALADHFRARGITVVLGGPHVTLIPDDAQPHADAIVVGYAEDTWPQLLHDIVAGTLQRRYTMAPGLSLADRPFPRRDLLPGRHFITNNVFEATRGCVHPCEFCVVPTAWGRKPFLKPVADVVADIRRHGAKKLIFIDLNLIADREHAKTLFTALIPLKLNWYGLATVLLADDLELLELCARSGCRGLLMGLESMSAANLKGSRKGFNSPDNFVRVVERLHAHGIALQGCFVFGLDEDTPDVFLKTAEFAVQAKIDLPRFAVVTPFPNTPLHKRLEAEGRILTRNWELYDAQHVVFQPKHMSVEELQRGIESAWKHAYSLNGIWRRIRQSPAPWPVRIGTNLGYRFYANNLSRFYNCDWIIGRAPSGQDMGYVETSTDAATAEVGS
- a CDS encoding radical SAM protein, whose translation is MESLPAAALAGLTPGDIEVKFYDDRLEPVPFDEPTDLVAISVETYTAKRAYQIASEYRRRGIPVVMGGFHASLCPDEVARYAEAVVVGEAETLWGRVLDDARHGTLQKFYRSEGRPSLELLRPDRSIFRGKRYLPIGLVEAGRGCHFRCDFCAVQTVFNQTQTRRPIDRILDELRALKDSKRIFFFVDDNITSNISQAKEFFRALIPLRIRWVSQASINAAHDEEFLDLLVRSGCQGVLIGFESLNPANLTAMNKTFNTAKGGFEKALANLRRHRIRVYGTFIFGYDGDSEESFRPTVEFAQRHGFYIAAFNHLTPFPGTPLYQRLEAEGRLLYESWWLDDQYSYNRIPFQPRGMSPEALQRECLGARREFYSWSSIFRRSADTVNRSNAFMWRNFFPINAMHRGDVSLRDHYPLGDLSWRGTLLTAN